The segment ctctctgcgtctctgtgtatgtgtgtgtatgtgtctctctctgtgtctttctctctgtctctatcatGTCCTTGAACACCTGGACTCAGAACTAAAAATGTATTCAAGTTGAGAGGTAATGCCTGTTCAACTTTAGGTCATCAAAAAGACTTGATTAAAACacagcttatataagggaacgAACaaggctggctgcctggtcgtgcggtttgcgcgctggactgtcgttcagatttatcgatggtcccgggttcaaaccctgcccgctcccatcccccgtcgtcttgcgggaggtttggactaggatgtaactatcttcaactctgaaggaacatccgaaacatgtaaaacattttacaaacaaacatttttacgcCATCATTTCCATATCTCAAAATTCACGTCACATGTCAGTACGACGtgaaacgagctattggtctaaccTGCCTACAGGTTCTGACGTTGTAGGTCAGtgctcaggccttctataaagaATGGTCTCAGTGTAACCCCCTACGCGTTTTCCTTTAAATTTATTCGAGCTGGACTTTGACTAATtggacaaaacaaaatatagcaCAACGCAAAGGTTCCTCTGGgaactaacatccatacacgtTGAGTTGTTCTAACAGAATGCAGATCTGGATCTAACTCTAGTAATGTGAAGGTACTACTCAGGAAGACGTTTTATTAGTCATGTGAAGGTACTACTCAGGAAGACGTTTTATTAGTCATGTGAAGGTACTACTCAGGAAGACGTTTTATTAGTCATGTGAAGGTACTACTCAGGAAGACGTTTTATTAAGTTCTtactaaatctatttttttttcacaagcttttcttgttgtttcaagtagacaaataaatatttcattagtTTTGTAAAGTTTGATCTGTATCCCCAGGATTTGGTCGACTTGCATGTGTAGTGCCACCGTACCTTGAACTGACCTGCATCACTGCCAGTGTCTACTCTCTTCTTTGTGTCAGTATTGACAGGTGTGGTAGCAGTAGAAACATTGCTTTAATAGCGGCTAATCAACTCAACTGTCTTTCCCATGCTATTTCTGTCCATATCaatttaatatgttttttttctttattgaatgATTACTTCAGCCTTCCTACATGTGaagtgtttctctctttctctctctctttctttctttctctctctcactcgttttttttctctctttctttctttctctctctctttctttctttctttctctttttctctccctctctttttctctctttctttctctctctttttctctccctttctttctctctctttctttctctctctctttttccctttctctctttctttcttacacAGTTTTTGTTTACAGACATTTGAATTATATTGACACAAtcataatttcaattttttatttccttttaccAACTTCCAATTAGGCAGCATCAAGAATTTCGAGCATTTCAAAAGTCATTGTGACCTTTCAAACATGAAGTTTAGATTAAAGACTGTGTCACGTGTCAACTgagcataatatatatatatatgtatattcctttctatctacctacctacctatatctatctatctatctatctatctatatatatatatatatatatatatatatatatatcgatctatatatttatctatctatttatttatttgcttatcaatcaaagtaaaaaaaaaactatttaaaaaaataatttagcaaACTTAAAGAAAGGAAGGAACAAGTTTTATTATGAACGAAAAGAACAATGGAACTAGAGACTTACATCCATCAGGACACAGAGATCAGTTTCTTATTTCTATCTTCAACACACAACATGGGCCTAATCGCTCACTGCTCACCACAACATTCcatctataataatctatatccAGTCTTGAACAGTGCTCTATTGAGCACCGTAAACTTCGGCGCAAACGCAGTCATTACAATATGTTTAGTTTACACGTGAAGCTTGCAGATGTGTGAACTCTTTACACATTGTTTCATGTAGGTCACTGGTTCTCACCTTTTATATCGCCCTGAGGGTCGATTAAATCTCCGACGCACGGGCAGTGTCCTATGAAAACAGTCCTAAGTAGTTACATTATGCCTTTGTGGGCAAACGTTTAGAGGGGCCAGATAGCAACGCGTCAGAGGCCGAATTTTGCCCACGGGTCGTTGTTTAGGGATATATGAGGGCTGTCCATGACTATGTCTCGATCTTTATAGCCACCTGTTTATTCCATGATTCTATCGCCAACACTCCATTCTTTAATCCCCGATAACGTCAGTGTATTCCACAGTCACACCTCCTTGATATATTCCACAGATACCGAGCTATCGTCCTGGCCAGAAAGCCTGCAAGGGACGGCCTCATCATTCTAAGCTTCGCCATGGTATGGGTTGGGTCACTCTTGTACGCTGCCAAGGTCTTCCTCCAAGACTACTTGACAGTCAACAGCGGCGACCCAATCAGTGCATCGGACACAACCCCTGCTTTTCAGACAGCAGAAACAGCAAGCGGCAGTGCATCCAACACAACATCACCTTATGTCAAAGCAGAGACAACAAGCGGTGGCCCTGAAGACTTGTATTCACTGGACACGTCTTTCTGCAGTCTTCTTGTGGAGGAAGACACGGCTGATTTACCGTTTAGGTCATTGGTCACTTTTAgacctctctctgtctctctttctctatctcgttctaaatacagatagatagatagatagatagatcatttTAAATATGGTTAAGTATGTTGATATACGGCGCTTTCACGGCTTTCAGGTGTGTATTTAATCATTCAGTGTAAGCTAGACAGTGGGTTTTGAATTTCTGCATAAGTGTATTCTACAAATTGAAcaatgaaaagagaaagagacagactgacagacagacagacagacatgcaAAGTAGAAAGAATGAGTAAATGGCAGTGATAGGCAGAGATAGACAGtgataatatatattttgatagacagagatagacagagatagacacagaagacagagatagacagagatatattttttaaatgattttttatttgtctttatTGCTTATTTCCTTGTTCTTTCTAGAATAGCTGATCTCGTAGTCCTTTTGATCATTCCTGTGGTCATCATGACCTTCATCCTGCTCCAGATACGCCAGCGACTCTGGGGCTCCAACATTGGGGTCACCACCAATGTCAGGAGGAAGAGGGCTGTCATTCGCTTCCTGGCATTTGACATCCTGATCTTTGTCTTGTGTTGGCTTCCCTTCTACACGACTGACGTCATCTCTGACACTGTCAAAATCGTTTCCGGTGAGCCTTTTTTTCACCCCCTGATTGGCAGCTCGTTCATAAACCAGATCACAACGGACTGCACATCAACTGTCAGGCATTGCATTTATTCACTGAAGAGTTGACCGATTAGCTATACAGATTTTGCtaaacaatacagaaaaaaaaaagatctccaCTAACAAACGCAGATAAATTTTACCTTTATGAACAGAATCACATCCTAATGATTGTCCAGTATCTCAGATCTACTTTAAGCCACGCGGTTAAGATCATGCAAATAGCGTACTGTGAGTGGTAAGGTGATTAAGATCGATAAATCGGGCTGAAGGGCAtgtcagaggcgtagtgagcaaaacgtgctcCCGGGGAAGGTACTTATTGGCgcacccccacccccatttttcctttttttcaaaAACCATCACATAAAGATAAAAGCTTAGAAAtagatatattaaataataatataatacacatTACGTTCGAATATAtgacctaactaaaatatctgcAATAATTTCACTGCTACAAAATACTCGCCTGTTTTAAATGCTAAATGACCTAAAGAGGATTCGTGAACCTATATGATCAGTTTACATTACCTATTAGCAGGTATAGCTCTAAAGGTAGTCTATGAGATGTATCGTCAACAACAGTCCCCGTGAGACTTTATTGGTAATAACGAGC is part of the Biomphalaria glabrata chromosome 10, xgBioGlab47.1, whole genome shotgun sequence genome and harbors:
- the LOC129928570 gene encoding alpha-1A adrenergic receptor-like; amino-acid sequence: MPFMMDDDDMYISMPLVIGIYIAIIAFCLLGNLAVIVIVVARPVLHTSTSYFLISLSVADLFVGGVVVSLTLAHKLNLHYASGFGRLACVVPPYLELTCITASVYSLLCVSIDRYRAIVLARKPARDGLIILSFAMVWVGSLLYAAKVFLQDYLTVNSGDPISASDTTPAFQTAETASGSASNTTSPYVKAETTSGGPEDLYSLDTSFCSLLVEEDTADLPFRSLVTFRPLSNS